From the genome of Parazoarcus communis, one region includes:
- a CDS encoding glycosyltransferase family 2 protein, whose amino-acid sequence MTSSSTHAVLIPSYNPGPKVFDTVREARAQWAPVWVVVDGSTDGTDVQLQAMAAEDEGLKVFVLPENGGKGAAVLYGLDEAARQGITHVLTMDSDGQHPAALIPHFMAVSAGAPECMVLGRPVFDASAPLLRVRGRKISNAWANLETLWVGIGDSLYGFRVYPVAPLRALMQGQRWMRRFDFDPEAVVRLAWRGVKPINIDAPVKYFNADEGGVSHFNYLRDNTLLTWMHCRLLLGFILRLPVLLWRRVRG is encoded by the coding sequence ATGACGTCCTCCTCCACCCATGCGGTATTGATTCCGAGCTACAACCCCGGCCCCAAGGTGTTCGACACCGTGCGCGAGGCGCGCGCGCAGTGGGCGCCGGTGTGGGTGGTGGTGGACGGCAGTACCGATGGCACCGACGTGCAGCTGCAGGCGATGGCCGCGGAGGACGAGGGGCTGAAGGTCTTCGTGCTGCCGGAGAATGGCGGCAAGGGGGCTGCCGTGCTGTACGGCCTGGACGAGGCGGCGCGGCAGGGCATCACCCATGTGCTCACCATGGACTCCGACGGCCAGCATCCTGCCGCCCTGATCCCGCACTTCATGGCCGTGTCCGCGGGCGCGCCCGAGTGCATGGTGCTTGGGCGTCCTGTGTTCGATGCCAGTGCGCCGCTGTTGCGCGTGCGCGGGCGCAAGATCTCGAACGCCTGGGCCAACCTGGAAACCCTGTGGGTGGGCATCGGCGATTCGCTTTACGGCTTTCGCGTCTATCCGGTAGCGCCGCTGCGCGCGCTGATGCAGGGGCAGCGCTGGATGCGGCGCTTCGATTTCGACCCGGAGGCGGTCGTGCGTCTGGCCTGGCGCGGCGTGAAGCCGATCAACATCGATGCGCCGGTGAAGTACTTCAACGCGGACGAGGGCGGGGTGTCGCACTTCAATTACCTGCGCGACAACACCTTGCTGACCTGGATGCACTGCAGGCTGCTGCTCGGCTTCATCCTGCGCCTGCCCGTGCTGCTCTGGCGTCGCGTGCGCGGCTGA
- a CDS encoding sensor domain-containing diguanylate cyclase gives MNLKPRFLILAAAIILIASGASWFAFQRIAEGIIEQWGVRLVETQVRYDSARLLQPLIREIALSRQMAHSQLIRRWAKEPDNPAYMQEAITEMETFRRNFQDGSYFAALRASGAYYHNNAQNDYAGRQLRYHLSPTTPSDSWFYEIIRQGREFHLNVNKDEFLGMTKLWIDVLIRDGDETLGVVGTGLDLDRFIRDIVQLAQPGITTLFVDHNGAIQLHRDLRYIDYASIVKTDGEKITIDRLLSDGQDRTFIRAAMRELAGAGPEREHDTRVISRFVTYEGKRYLAGVAYLPELDWYEVTMLDLDVLMPLHSFTSVLLIFAATLVVALLLFNYILSRWVLNPVANLENAMLRVRDGDLNPLALPPAKGEIGRLSGHFSAMAESVRSHTQELEHRVAARTEELHRLASVDPLTGLLNRRGFTERINAEVKRAEREQSRFGLIWIDIDEFKQINDFLGHSAGDEALRSVGSLINASIRPYDCAARWGGDEFLILLAPCDHDTLARLGERIRNSIETGIQLADETSITVSVGACLAGRGDAMERILQRADKALYAAKAEGRNRLRIADDPEARAEPA, from the coding sequence ATGAATCTGAAGCCCCGCTTCCTGATCCTCGCCGCAGCCATCATCCTGATCGCCTCCGGTGCGAGCTGGTTTGCATTTCAGCGGATTGCCGAAGGCATCATCGAGCAATGGGGCGTGCGTCTGGTCGAAACCCAGGTGCGTTACGACTCCGCCCGGCTCCTGCAGCCGCTGATCCGGGAAATCGCGCTTTCCCGGCAGATGGCGCACTCGCAACTCATCCGGCGCTGGGCGAAGGAGCCCGACAATCCTGCGTACATGCAGGAAGCGATCACGGAGATGGAGACCTTCCGCCGCAACTTCCAGGACGGCAGCTATTTTGCCGCGCTGCGCGCATCGGGTGCCTACTATCACAACAACGCCCAGAACGACTACGCCGGTCGGCAACTCCGCTATCATCTGAGCCCCACGACGCCATCGGACAGCTGGTTTTACGAAATCATCCGTCAGGGCCGCGAATTCCATCTCAACGTCAACAAGGACGAATTCCTCGGGATGACCAAGCTCTGGATCGACGTCCTGATCCGCGACGGCGACGAGACCCTTGGCGTGGTCGGCACCGGACTCGACCTCGACCGCTTCATCCGCGACATCGTCCAGCTTGCCCAACCCGGCATCACCACCCTCTTCGTCGACCACAATGGCGCGATCCAGCTGCATCGCGACCTGCGCTACATCGACTACGCCAGCATCGTCAAAACCGACGGTGAAAAAATCACCATCGATCGCCTGCTCAGCGACGGGCAGGATCGCACCTTCATCCGCGCCGCGATGCGCGAGCTTGCCGGGGCCGGCCCGGAACGCGAACACGACACCCGGGTGATCAGCCGTTTCGTCACTTACGAGGGCAAGCGCTACCTCGCGGGCGTGGCCTATCTGCCGGAGCTCGACTGGTACGAAGTCACCATGCTCGACCTCGATGTGCTGATGCCGCTGCACAGCTTCACCAGCGTGCTGCTCATCTTTGCCGCGACGCTGGTGGTGGCGCTGCTGCTGTTCAACTACATCCTCAGCCGATGGGTGCTGAATCCGGTGGCAAACCTCGAGAACGCCATGCTGCGGGTTCGGGACGGCGACCTCAACCCGCTCGCGCTGCCGCCCGCAAAAGGCGAGATCGGTCGTCTCTCCGGTCATTTCAGCGCCATGGCCGAATCCGTGCGCAGCCACACGCAGGAACTTGAGCACCGTGTGGCCGCGCGCACCGAAGAGCTGCACCGGCTGGCCAGTGTGGATCCCCTGACCGGGCTGCTGAACCGCCGTGGCTTTACCGAGCGCATCAACGCCGAGGTCAAACGCGCCGAACGCGAGCAAAGCCGCTTCGGCCTGATCTGGATCGACATCGACGAGTTCAAGCAGATCAACGACTTCCTCGGGCACTCGGCCGGGGACGAGGCGCTGCGTTCAGTCGGCAGCCTGATCAACGCCAGCATCCGCCCCTACGACTGCGCTGCGCGCTGGGGCGGGGACGAGTTCCTGATCCTGCTCGCACCTTGCGATCACGACACCCTTGCGCGCCTGGGCGAGCGCATCCGCAACAGCATCGAAACCGGCATTCAGCTCGCCGACGAAACCTCGATCACGGTCAGCGTCGGTGCCTGTCTCGCCGGGCGTGGCGACGCGATGGAGCGCATCCTGCAGCGTGCCGACAAGGCGCTCTACGCCGCCAAGGCCGAAGGCAGAAACCGGTTAAGGATTGCGGACGACCCTGAGGCGAGGGCCGAACCCGCGTGA
- a CDS encoding cation:proton antiporter: MSTAANALNAAGVHKTEALLFFTLMQLAVIILVARAGGEIALRLGQSSVVGEIVTGILLGPSLFGWLAPGLFDIVFRSAPPEPMQILSQIGLLLLMFQIGLEFDFSHLTERKHRHTVAWVASAGLTLPFALGFALGWLATPLQPAGADPLVSGLFVATAFSITALPILGRIMIEFQLTRSPLGVIAISAAAINDVVGWLLLALVSTLAAAQLDALDFLTRIVLVLVFFGLSWFVVRPLVKRLVHRARPGRGRLPPNLMGFLLALIFGAGMCTYQLGIFAIFGGFLMGVILHDEHGLREAWNTRVGHFVSVFFLPVFFTYTGLRTDIGSLDSLADWGWCALVIALATLGKFGGSYLAARRCGLVHGEAGILGIMMNTRALMELVVINVGYDLGVISQTMFTMLVIMAIFSTILTTPCLRIWLPAIGHPLPPRVRE; encoded by the coding sequence ATGAGCACCGCCGCCAATGCACTGAACGCCGCCGGCGTGCACAAGACCGAAGCACTGCTGTTCTTCACCCTGATGCAGCTGGCGGTCATCATCCTGGTGGCGCGTGCGGGGGGCGAGATTGCGCTGCGGCTGGGGCAATCCTCCGTAGTCGGCGAAATCGTCACCGGCATCCTGCTCGGCCCTTCGCTGTTCGGCTGGCTCGCGCCCGGGCTGTTCGACATCGTGTTTCGCAGCGCACCCCCCGAGCCGATGCAGATCCTGTCCCAGATCGGTCTGCTGCTGCTGATGTTCCAGATCGGGCTCGAGTTCGATTTCAGCCACCTCACGGAGCGCAAGCACCGCCATACGGTGGCATGGGTCGCCAGCGCCGGGCTGACGCTGCCCTTTGCCCTCGGTTTCGCCCTCGGCTGGCTGGCCACACCGCTGCAACCTGCGGGCGCCGACCCCCTGGTGTCCGGGCTGTTCGTGGCCACCGCTTTCTCGATCACCGCGCTGCCCATTCTTGGTCGCATCATGATCGAGTTCCAGCTCACCCGCAGCCCGCTCGGGGTGATCGCGATCAGCGCAGCCGCGATCAACGACGTGGTGGGCTGGCTGCTGCTGGCGCTGGTCTCCACCCTTGCTGCCGCCCAGCTCGATGCGCTCGACTTCCTGACCCGCATCGTGCTGGTCCTGGTGTTCTTCGGCCTGAGCTGGTTCGTCGTGCGCCCGCTGGTCAAGCGTCTGGTGCATCGTGCCCGCCCCGGTCGCGGCCGGCTGCCGCCCAATCTGATGGGGTTCCTGCTGGCGCTGATCTTTGGCGCCGGCATGTGCACCTATCAGCTGGGCATCTTTGCCATCTTCGGCGGCTTCCTGATGGGTGTGATCCTGCACGACGAACACGGCCTGCGCGAGGCCTGGAACACGCGCGTCGGGCATTTCGTAAGCGTCTTCTTTCTGCCGGTCTTCTTCACCTATACCGGTCTGCGCACCGATATCGGCAGTCTCGACAGCCTTGCCGACTGGGGCTGGTGTGCGCTGGTGATCGCACTCGCCACACTCGGAAAGTTCGGCGGATCCTACCTTGCGGCCCGCCGTTGCGGACTAGTTCACGGCGAGGCTGGCATTCTTGGGATCATGATGAATACCCGGGCGCTGATGGAGCTGGTCGTCATCAACGTCGGCTACGATCTCGGTGTGATCTCGCAGACCATGTTCACCATGCTGGTGATCATGGCCATCTTCAGCACCATACTGACCACCCCGTGCCTTCGCATCTGGCTCCCGGCGATTGGTCACCCACTGCCGCCGAGGGTGCGCGAATGA